One window of the Candidatus Methylomirabilota bacterium genome contains the following:
- a CDS encoding alpha/beta hydrolase, producing the protein MANQTLLDHEIDVRDVEYLRHGDRPLLARLFVPRGAGPFPMIVELHGGAWCRGDRLSDTIMNEALARSGVVVAALDFRMPPEAAYPASLQDISYGVRWLKSRAADFHGRADRVGLMGASSGAHQAMLLAMKPADPTYAALPLPAGAPAVDGRVGCAVLCWPVIDPLGRYRYAKALKAGGGTYPEVVDRVLPCHDQYWGTEAAMADGSPTLALERGERVETPPVVYIQGTRDMAHPRPDLDRFVTQYRKIGGRVDLELMEGEAEGYIGRKPTSPAVERTISRIIEFVHEHLG; encoded by the coding sequence ATGGCGAACCAGACGCTGCTGGACCACGAGATCGACGTGCGAGACGTCGAGTACCTCCGGCACGGCGATCGCCCGCTGCTGGCCCGCCTGTTCGTGCCACGCGGCGCCGGGCCGTTCCCGATGATCGTCGAGCTACACGGCGGGGCGTGGTGCCGCGGTGACCGGCTCAGCGACACCATCATGAACGAGGCGCTGGCCCGGAGCGGCGTGGTGGTCGCCGCGCTCGACTTCCGCATGCCGCCCGAGGCGGCGTATCCGGCGTCGCTCCAGGACATCAGCTACGGGGTGCGCTGGCTCAAGAGCCGCGCCGCCGACTTCCACGGCCGCGCGGACCGTGTCGGGCTCATGGGTGCCTCCAGCGGGGCGCACCAGGCGATGCTGCTCGCCATGAAGCCGGCCGATCCAACCTACGCCGCGCTGCCCCTGCCCGCGGGGGCGCCCGCGGTCGACGGCCGCGTGGGCTGCGCGGTGCTCTGCTGGCCGGTGATCGACCCGCTCGGCCGCTATCGCTACGCGAAGGCGCTCAAGGCCGGGGGCGGCACCTATCCGGAGGTCGTGGATCGCGTGCTGCCCTGCCACGACCAGTACTGGGGCACCGAGGCCGCCATGGCCGACGGCAGCCCGACGCTGGCGCTGGAGCGCGGCGAGCGCGTGGAGACGCCCCCGGTGGTCTACATCCAGGGCACGCGCGACATGGCCCATCCCAGGCCCGATCTCGACCGCTTCGTGACGCAGTACCGGAAGATCGGCGGCCGGGTCGATCTGGAGCTGATGGAGGGCGAGGCCGAGGGCTACATCGGCCGGAAGCCGACCTCACCCGCGGTGGAGCGGACCATCTCGCGCATCATCGAGTTCGTCCACGAGCACCTGGGCTAG